Part of the archaeon BMS3Bbin15 genome, TTTTACCTTATAATTGATGAATTCTCGTATCTAATAAAAAGCGATAAGAGAATACTGAGCGTGCTGCAGAGGCTCTGGGATACAATTTTTTCACACTCTCCAATAGTTATGGTGCTCTCAGGCTCAATGCTCGGGTTGATGAGTGAGATGGTGCTCTCCTATGCTTCTCCTCTTTACGGGAGAAGAACGAGGGACATACATCTGGAGGAATTGCCATTGAAGCATGCAAGGAAGTTCCTTTCCCTGCCTGTTGAGGAGGCTATGAAACTATATTTTATAACTGGCGGCGTGCCGGAATATCTTCTGAAGGCTGCGGAATACAATAGCTTAAGCAGATTTCTTGAGAAAGAATTATTAAATAAGACGGGATACTTCTACAACGAACCTTACTTTATAATCTCCCAGGAATTTAGAGAGTTGAAGACATACTTCTCAATACTCAACGCTATTGCCTATGGCAACACAAGGCCAGCTGATATAGCGAATTTTGTGGGTATAGAGGCCAGAAGAATATACCCCTATCTGGAGAATCTCATTCGGCTGGGCTTCATAGAGAGGCAGACATCCATTCTGGGAAGTCCAAAGAAGGGGATATACTTCATAAAGGATAGTTTATTTGATTTCTGGTTTAACTTTGTTTTCAGATATAAAGAAGAAATTGAAAGAGAGATTTTCAGCCAGAAAAGTGGAGATATGTCAGGCTACTATGGGAAAAAGTTCGAGAATTTTGTTAGAAAAGAGATTTTTCCCCACCTGCTAAACTACAGCAAGATAGGCAGGTGGTGGCATCGCGAAGAGGAAATTGACATAGTGGCTATAAATGAACCGGGTAAGGACATCGCCTTTTTTGAGTGCAAGTGGAGTAAACTGAAGGGCAGAGACGTTGAAAGGATTATTAAAGAGTTGAGGCGAAAGGCAAAATATGTAAAATGGGGCAATAATGACAGAAATGAGCAATTTGGTGTAATAGCAAGACATATAGAAGATAAAAAGATTCTTCGAGAGGCTGGATTTCTTCTTTATGATATGGAGGATTTCGAAAGGATATTAAAGTGATAAAGGTTGGATGTGTCCAGAACGGGGGTATAGAATAAACATAAATATGTTTTTTATCTTTTTTAAGTCAGAGTTTTTGCATTTCACACAAGAATAAACTATCGAGATGTTATTTTCTCAGAAATTCGATGTTGTTGCAGGCGAATTTGATGAATTCAGAGAGATGTTTAAAAACTCTTTCCTTTCATAACCTGTTTTGATTTCAGCCATTTTCTCACCTTTTCTCTGGAAGCTATAAAGAAAAGATGCCCTTTAATTTCTTCTATAACAGAGCCATGGAGTTTTCTTACTCGTTTGAAAATAATGGTAAAGTTAAATATCTCCTTTTTTCCCTGCTTTTTTGTGCAGTAAACTTCTATGGCTGTAGGAATTTGATTAATAAACCCCCAATAGTGGGCAGCAGCCATTCCACCTATAAAATAATCTTTTCCATTAAAAATCTCATCTATTATTATGAAAGGATGTTCAGTCCGGTATCCCTTATACGCTCTCACAGGTATTAAGTAATATTTCATTCTGTTTAGCTTTATTATCCTACCTTTCTTTCTTAATCTGTGTATGTAAACATTCATCTCATTTTCGCTTTTAAAGAATTTACTTATGTTCTCTCTTGTAAAAAAGAACATTTCATTGAGTTCTAAGTAAGATACTACTTCAATTTCCTTAGAAGAAAGTCCCTTCATCCGTTACACCTAAATTAAATATTTGTTAATATTTGTGTAACGGCCATATTTAAAATTTTTGATAAGCTTTCTTCCTAAAACCAGTACCCCTTATCTTTATGACGAAATCTTCCAGTTTTGCATATTAATCATTATATGCAAATTTGTATTTGTTCTCCTTAGCTCTTCTTCAACAGATGTGGTCATGCAATCACTTTAAAAGTTTTTTGAATGTGAACTACTCTCTGGAGGTATTCAATGAAAAGCCAGCTTATGTAGAGGAGAAAAAGCATTTTTATAACTCTCTGGTGCTGGAGTTCAAGGAGAAGCTCTACAGATGGAAGGATTTCATACCTATACGGTCAATCATCGAGGACATCTTTAAGTTAGCGAAGAATTCTTTCGTGTTTTCAAGATTACACCGCTATACAATGCGTTCTGTAGAAAAAATATATGCTTTTTGTGTCCTTTTAACCGGTGTGGTCATTTCACTGGGAATTAATTCCAAAAAAGACCTGCAGAGACTTGCTGAACGATGACTCCAGCGAGGAACTGGTGGAAAGGCTTACTGACCTGCTCCGGGACTAGAGGGAAAAACTGCTATCTACGAGGAAATAGCTGAGACTCCAGGCGTATTTTCAGGCTGGAAAACGACAACCAAAAGGGAAAAAGGGAACAACTATTAAAAACAACAACAGATTTTTATACCTCAAGGAAAAAACTTGTTAAGTAGAGTAAATATAGTAATTGGGAGGTATCAATTATGGCATTACATAAGAGGGAAGACATTCGAGATGAGCTGTTGGATGATATTTACGGGTCGGCTGACCTATCTGTCAAGTTCCCAAAATTCAAGTTCCCTAAAGACGAGCACATTCCACGCGACGCTTACAGCGCCATTCACGACGAACTTATTCTTGATGGCAACGCACGACAAAATCTTGCAACATTTTGCACTACTTGGTGGGAACCGGAAGTGCAACAGCTTATGGATGAGTGCGTTGACAAGAATATGATTGACAAGGATGAGTATCCTCAGACAGCGGAAGTCGAGAGACGGTGTGTTCATATGCTAGCTGATTTATGGAATTCACCGGAATCAGCACATACAATTGGTTGCTCTACGACAGGGTCAAGTGAGGCTGCTATGCTAGGCGGACTGGCTCTGAAGTGGAGGTGGCGCAAACGACGCCAAGCCGAAGGTAAACCAACGGATAAGCCCAATCTTGTTACTGGCCCTGTGCAGATATGCTGGCCCAAGTTCTGCCGTTATTGGGATGTTGAGCTGCGGGAAATACCGATGGAAAGCGACCGCCTAATCATGACGCCTGAGGAGGTTCTCAAGAGATGTGATGATAATACGATTGGTGTAGTTCCAACGCTTGGTGTAACTTTTACCGGCCAGTATGAACCGGTAAAGGCTGTTAGTGACGCGCTTGATCAGCTTCAGAGCGAACAGGGACTTGACATTCCAATCCACGTCGATGCGGCGAGCGGAGGCTTTCTGGCACCCTTTGTAAGTCCAGATTTGGAATGGGATTTTAGGTTGCCAAGGGTAAAGTCAATCAACGCATCAGGCCACAAATTTGGACTTGCTCCACTCGGAGTTGGTTGGGCTGTTTGGCGAGATATAGATGATTTAGATGAAGACCTCATTTTTAAGGTTAACTACTTGGGGGGTGATATGCCAACTTTCGCACTCAATTTCTCTCGCCCGGGTGGACAGATAGTCGCCCAGTATTATAATTTCCTGCGGCTAGGCAAGGAGGGATATCGAAAAATACAACAAGCTTGCTACGACACAGCCAAATATCTCGCTAAGGCGATTGAGCAAATGGGGATATTCGAACTTATCCACGATGGTGAAGGTGGTATTCCTGCTGTAAGTTGGAAACTGAAAGAAGATACTGACGTTGGCTTCACCCTCTATGATTTAGCCGACCGACTGCGGACACGGGGATGGCTCGTGCCAGCCTATTCCATGTTACCCAATTGCACCGACCTCGTCATTCAACGTATCCTCGTGCGCCATGGGTTCAGTCACGATCTTGGTTCATTACTTCTCGACGATATCCGACATTCAATCGCTTACTTCGATAGGCATCCAGTGAGCAAACCGCTGTCTGAATCCGAGGCGGGTAGCTACAATCACAGCGGCAGGTAAAAGGCATGGATTGAGAATTAAATCTCAACTTTGACAGTTTAACCCAAACATCTTACCTTCGCCACTTAATGTTTTCTTATCTCTCTTTTCTACAGATTAGATTCAGCTATTCTACATACCAAAAAGCAGAAATTCCTCAAAAATTTAACCAAGAATTTGACAGTTACAGTCGAATACAAAAAATCATGCGGTAAAAGACACATTCTCTCTAATTTCAACCCCATCTCTCAGGTGATTTTTATAGGCTTCTGTCAAATTCATTTTTAGAATAAATTAGCAGAGCAAAGTGTCAAGGTTAGGATATTATGAATTTTGGCTTGCCTTATAATTTCTCTGGAAAGTTCCTTATTCTCTTCTGAGATGTCAGAATTATTTAATCTTTTATCTAGGTCTTCAGGGCTGAGAAACTTTTCCTTTTTTAGAAATTTGCCACCTGAAAGAATAATTTCCTATTCACAATGAAAAGAGGAGTAGGAAATAATTATGAGATATCACACAGTCAACAGTATATCGAAACCTCTTTATATAGCTGAAGAGAATAAGCATTATGCGAGGCATTGCTTTAATTCTCCTTATTATATTACTCCCTGGAATTCATGCCCAGGAGATTTATTCAGAGCAGCACAACTTAACCTATTTTCTCAATAATGCTGTCAAAGTTGAGGAGAATATCAATCTTGTCCTTATGCCCTTTTCAGTAAAAAATCCTCTTTATTACCCTCTGCCTGAGGATTCTTCCAATATTACAATTGAAGCTCCAAAAAGTGTAAGATATACAATTAATTTTGATAGGAAATTCATAATTTTTGATATGTCCCAGGTGCCTGTTAATCATATAGATGTTGAGATAAATTACACAAGACTGAATTCAATTTTTGAACGAAATGGTGTAGAATCGTATTCAGGCCTTGCCTTCAGAAAGTATTTGCCCTGGGTAACTTACAGTGTGAATGTGAAGTTTGTTATTCCCCCAGCCTATGATTTTGGAAGTATATCACCTCAAGCCCGTGTTTTTACAACAGGGAACAGCAAGGCTATTGAATACAATGCAAATATCAGATTTAATTTTTCCACTATCACAGACGGCATACCAGTTAATATAACCTATGCGAACTACAGAAAACTTGCCGGTGAAACTATCACTATTGCAAAGGCCAGACAGAGTGGGGCTCTTTTTGCCTTTAAAGATGCCAATTCATCTCTTGAAAATGCTCATAGCTATAATTTAAATGTCAGCAACCAGATATTACTTTACAGAGAAGCTGATGGAGAACTCTACAGCTACTTCAGGGAGATAAATTGGGCGGAAAATTTAATGTCTTCAGGAGATTATTATCCTGCTTATCTTCATGCCGGAAAAGCTCTTTCCCTGCTTGATGATGTCTCAATAAAGTCCAGAGATGTGAGTCGAAAGGTATCTATTTCGGTTCAGAGGACTCTTGAGAGAGAAATTCTTAAGGTTTCAAATATGTCTTCCAGAGAAAAAAAGTATGAGTTGAACACTACTGTTACTCTGCCCGGAACCACCTCCAGTCCGGAGGGCAAAAGTTCGGCAGCTTCATATATACTGATTTTTTCAGTTCTTTTTGGAGTTATAGTCGCTGTCTACTTAATCTCTAAACCCAGACCTGTTAATGTGGGAAAAACAAGTAGAATGAGGGACTTCAGAGTTATCTCCGACCTGAAGAGGAAGAAATTTTCAGGCTTTGACAGAAAGGTCAAAACTGTCAGGGAAAGAGCGGAGCTTGCTTCTGAAATAAGAAAACTTTCAAAGTTGAGAGGTAAATATGAATCAGGTATAGAGAATTTAAGAAAGAAGCTTGCCTTAAATGAAATTGACGAAGAGCAGTTCACCAACGACAGGGAAGAGCTGGACAGAGAAATTGAAGCTATTGATAGGGAGATTGTAATATTGAAAAAAAAGCTGGCTGAAATCAGGAAGAGGAAGATGCCATGAGGAGAGTTGGGCAGATTGAAATCAAGCCTGCCATGACAGTGGATTCTCTGATAGGCGAGTATGGAAGGGCGGGAGTGCTCGGTGCAGGCAAGCTTGCCGAGGCATGTTCAATCTTTGAGGAGATGGTAAGAGACGATGCTACAGTGCTCTTGGGTTTAGCCGGGCCAATGTGCGCATCAGGTTTGAGGAAGATTATATCCGACCTTATAAGAGAGGGTGTCATCTCAGGCATTGTCACTTCCGGAGCAAACCTTGTGCATGATATTATAGAGGCTCTTGGAGGTCACCACATAGTCGGAGACTTCAGAGCAGATGATATAGAGCTTCATAAAAAGGGTTACGGTAGAATTGGAAATGTTTATGCAAAAGTTGAAGACTTTGTTTCCTTTGAGGATTTCGTCCAGGATTTCCTCCGAACAATACCTGAAGAAGATATTGAGAATCTCTCGCCGAGAGAATTGATAACAGAGATTGGTGAGCATCTTGAGGATAGAGATTCTTTCATCAGGGCAGCCTATGAAAACAATGTTCCTATCTTCTCCCCTGGTATATCAGATTCCATGCTTGGTCTCCAGCTCTTTTTCTTCTCCCAGACAAATAGAATCTCTCTGAATGTGTTAAAAGATATGAAAGAACTTTCAACTCTTGTGTTGTCCTCCAGTAAGGTGGGTGCCATTTTTCTTGGGGGAGGACTTCCGAAGCACTATATAATGGGTGCAAATCTTCTGAGAGAGGGTTTTGACTATGCAGTGCAGATAACTCTTGATAGAGAGGAGGGAGGAAGCCTGAGTGGTGCCAAACTTGAGGAAGGTATAAGCTGGGGAAAGGCTAAAGAAAAAGCAAGAGTTGCCACAGTTATAGGTGATGCCACAATAATCTTCCCGATAATGGCAGCAAGTTTGATGGAGAGAGTATTATGAAGGCTAAAGGTTTGATTATTGCACTTGATGTTACAGATAGAGAAAAAGCTCTGAATATTGCTGAGGAAACCTCAGGTTATGTGCAGGCTATAAAGGTGGGCTATCCTCTTGTGCTCTCCTCCGGTCTTGATATAATAGAAGAGCTTATGAGTTACACAGAAACCGT contains:
- a CDS encoding archaeal ATPase, with the protein product MISKFINRGNEISLLEEEWKKENGRLIVLYGRRRIGKTRLLMEFTKDRKGVFYIAEDSSARIQINGLKNSIADFLGDSLLKTLEIKDWSQLFEYLAKNMPEERFYLIIDEFSYLIKSDKRILSVLQRLWDTIFSHSPIVMVLSGSMLGLMSEMVLSYASPLYGRRTRDIHLEELPLKHARKFLSLPVEEAMKLYFITGGVPEYLLKAAEYNSLSRFLEKELLNKTGYFYNEPYFIISQEFRELKTYFSILNAIAYGNTRPADIANFVGIEARRIYPYLENLIRLGFIERQTSILGSPKKGIYFIKDSLFDFWFNFVFRYKEEIEREIFSQKSGDMSGYYGKKFENFVRKEIFPHLLNYSKIGRWWHREEEIDIVAINEPGKDIAFFECKWSKLKGRDVERIIKELRRKAKYVKWGNNDRNEQFGVIARHIEDKKILREAGFLLYDMEDFERILK
- the gadB gene encoding glutamate decarboxylase beta translates to MALHKREDIRDELLDDIYGSADLSVKFPKFKFPKDEHIPRDAYSAIHDELILDGNARQNLATFCTTWWEPEVQQLMDECVDKNMIDKDEYPQTAEVERRCVHMLADLWNSPESAHTIGCSTTGSSEAAMLGGLALKWRWRKRRQAEGKPTDKPNLVTGPVQICWPKFCRYWDVELREIPMESDRLIMTPEEVLKRCDDNTIGVVPTLGVTFTGQYEPVKAVSDALDQLQSEQGLDIPIHVDAASGGFLAPFVSPDLEWDFRLPRVKSINASGHKFGLAPLGVGWAVWRDIDDLDEDLIFKVNYLGGDMPTFALNFSRPGGQIVAQYYNFLRLGKEGYRKIQQACYDTAKYLAKAIEQMGIFELIHDGEGGIPAVSWKLKEDTDVGFTLYDLADRLRTRGWLVPAYSMLPNCTDLVIQRILVRHGFSHDLGSLLLDDIRHSIAYFDRHPVSKPLSESEAGSYNHSGR
- a CDS encoding putative deoxyhypusine synthase is translated as MRRVGQIEIKPAMTVDSLIGEYGRAGVLGAGKLAEACSIFEEMVRDDATVLLGLAGPMCASGLRKIISDLIREGVISGIVTSGANLVHDIIEALGGHHIVGDFRADDIELHKKGYGRIGNVYAKVEDFVSFEDFVQDFLRTIPEEDIENLSPRELITEIGEHLEDRDSFIRAAYENNVPIFSPGISDSMLGLQLFFFSQTNRISLNVLKDMKELSTLVLSSSKVGAIFLGGGLPKHYIMGANLLREGFDYAVQITLDREEGGSLSGAKLEEGISWGKAKEKARVATVIGDATIIFPIMAASLMERVL